Proteins from a single region of Mytilus trossulus isolate FHL-02 chromosome 2, PNRI_Mtr1.1.1.hap1, whole genome shotgun sequence:
- the LOC134708009 gene encoding uncharacterized protein LOC134708009 has protein sequence MATTISFIISFCVIITLLHTRVFSVKSGPPYVRFVHVLFMNHLDVGYNGIPQTGFINNILNTYFHEYFPRAVNLSRELRDKQYQERFIYTTHPWLVSLYVDCPQGFTLNNITLKCPSDQDLKAFKDAVTIYGDITWHAGPMNMQMENMNEILLGLSLNISSDLDEMFNLTRKYRTLSQRDVPGMTQAIIPTLVEKGIQAVSVGVNPGTSPPAVPNLFRWQFEEKEVLGTWHAGGYPLNPGPDPAHPGGLSRKDCVVVENVTEALCFAFRTDNSGPPENIEEILNYFEILRLQFPGAEIDASTFEDYIEAIQPIKNQLPVLTQEIGDTWIQGISSDPHKLTFQRAFQTGLELCFHSNECNYTDPRIKDAVRFLVKVPEHTWGLPSVKDNTNWTNVAFQKALTGSNYRNCVMAWQEQREFLHMALDKLGNHPLADIVEYLLSETNPVDPDVGEYQIQNITSILSRDFECEQGMKIGFNGDGSLRTLYDPFNKVNWASNASNPMGAILYNTYNESDFNYMSSLYNYYGGAGYDKPNSTKNANPESKLWKTKLNRMWRLDQDSCRFVLELVMKNATANTSYGAPQTIIVEYNERQSDETSPAGFEARVILKNKTPSRLAESISYYFSPAVQTSNLKWYLSKVGHLVDPSNVIQNGSQYVHAVDNGAYYIDESGNGLQLITKDAPLVVIGTKTKHPSPFPVPLEPITVDDIKGIGFNIYNNIWNTNYVLWYPYDENDYDKSIQTRYSIDFMVR, from the exons ATGGCTACCACTATTTCGTTTATAATATCATTCTGTGTTATTATTACATTACTTCATACTCGG gTTTTTTCAGTGAAAAGTGGACCACCTTATGTGCGTTTTGTCCATGTATTATTTATGAATCATTTag ATGTTGGGTACAATGGCATTCCACAGACAGgatttatcaataatatattgAATACTTATTTCCATGAATACTTTCCTCGTGCTGTGAACCTGTCACGAGAACTGAGAGATAAACAATACCAGGAAAGGTTTATATACACAACACACCCTTGGCTTGTTAGTTTGTATGTAGATTGTCCACAAGGCTTCACATTAAATAATATTACATTAAAG TGTCCATCTGATCAGGACCTAAAAGCATTCAAAGACGCTGTTACCATATATGGGGATATAACATGGCATGCTGGACCAATGAACATGCAGATGGAgaatatgaatgaaattttattagGACTAAGTTTAAACATCAGTAGTGATTTGgatgaaatgtttaatttaacaagaaaatatagGACGCTAAGTCAACGAGATGTCCCAG GTATGACACAAGCAATTATACCTACATTGGTCGAGAAAGGAATACAAGCCGTCTCTGTTGGTGTGAACCCTGGAAccagtccaccagcagtgccAAATCTATTCAGGTGGCAATTTGAAGAGAAAGAAGTACTAGGAACATGGCATGCAG GAGGATATCCACTAAACCCTGGTCCAGATCCTGCCCATCCCGGAGGACTCTCACGAAAAGATTGTGTGGTAGTTGAGAATGTTACAGAAGCTTTGTGTTTCGCCTTCAGAACAGACAACAGTGGCCCCCCTGAAAATATTGAA gAAATCTTGAACTACTTCGAAATACTACGTTTACAGTTTCCAGGTGCTGAAATTGATGCTTCAACATTTGAAGATTATATTGAAGCAATACAACCAATCAAGAATCAACTACCAGTTTTGACACAAGAAATTGGAGATACTTGGATTCAAGGAATCTCTTCAGATCCCCATAAGCTTACTTTCCAAAGAGCGTTTCAAACAGGACTTGAACTTTGTTTTCATTCAA atGAATGTAATTATACAGACCCTAGGATAAAAGATGCAGTTAGGTTTCTTGTCAAAGTACCCGAGCATACATGGGGTCTTCCAAGTGTTAAAGACAACACCAACTGGACAAATGTTGCGTTTCAAAAAGCATTGACag GTTCAAACTACAGAAATTGTGTAATGGCATGGCAAGAACAGCGAGAATTCTTACACATGGCATTAGATAAATTAGGCAACCATCCACTTGCCGATATTGTAGAATATCTATTGTCCGAAACTAATCCAGTAGACCCTGATGTTGGAG aatacCAAATTCAAAACATCACTTCAATTTTAAGCAGAGACTTTGAATGTGAACAGGGAATGAAGATAGGCTTCAATGGTGATGGATCTTTAAGAACTTTGTATGATCCTTTTAACAAA GTTAATTGGGCATCAAATGCCTCTAACCCAATGGGAGCTATACTATATAACACGTATAATGAATCAGATTTTAATTATATGTCATCATTGTATAATTACTACGGAGGGGCAGGATATGATAAACCTAATTCTACTAAGAATGCAAATCCAGAGTCTAAACTTTGGAAGACTAAATTAAACAGAATGTGGAGATTAGACCAAG ATTCGTGTAGATTTGTGCTAGAACTTGTGATGAAAAATGCGACTGCAAATACATCTTATGGTGCCCCACAGACCATTATAGTAGAATATAATGAACGACAGTCAGACGAAACTTCTCCTGCCG GCTTTGAGGCAAGAGTTATTTTAAAGAACAAGACACCAAGCCGTCTAgcggaatcaatttcttactaCTTCAGTCCAGCAGTACAAACATCAAACCTTAAGTGGTATTTGTCAAAAGTCGGTCATCTCGTTGATCCTTCAAATGTCATTCAAAATGGAAGTCAATATGTTCACg CTGTTGATAATGGGGCATATTATATTGACGAGTCAGGAAATGGTCTTCAGTTAATAACTAAAGATGCACCTTTAGTTGTTATAGGGACAAAAACGAAGCATCCTTCACCATTTCCTGTACCACTTGAACCAATTACCGTTGATGACATAAAAGGCATTGGGTTTAACATCTACAATAATATATGGAATACAAACTATGTTTTGTGGTATCCGTATGATGAAAATGATTACGACAAATCTATACAGACACGATATTCAATTGATTTTATGGTAAGGTAA